Proteins found in one Triticum urartu cultivar G1812 chromosome 4, Tu2.1, whole genome shotgun sequence genomic segment:
- the LOC125550852 gene encoding probable NAD kinase 2, chloroplastic: MLAVCARHGPAKLPLPPLAGERAAWVAAGRWWCWRPAAARRGVAARASSFNSRIGLDSQNSHTRDLSQLLWVGPVPGDIAEIEAYCRIFRAAEQLQNAVMSALCDPETGECPVRYDVPSEDLPVLEDKVAAVLGCMLALLNRGRTEVLAGRSGVASAFQGSEHSTMDRIPPLALFRGDMKRCCESMQVALASYLVPNEPRGLDIWMRLQRLKNACYDAGFARVDGHPCPTLFANWFPVYFSAVPDYSETDELEVAFWRGGQVSEEGLAWLLAKGFRTIVDLREEDVKDDLYLSAVGEAVSSGKIEVVNMPVEIGTAPSAEQVQQFAALVSDGTKKPIYLHSKEGINRTSAMVSRWKQYATRAERLATKKHSPIVNGKALKNDPTNGPGSSSNGSENGAVVKSDRTVDAGEAHDIDIEITSNNLEVTNSLPNGQSTEQDEMHDSRTELLSDFKLETSPLKAQFPTCNVFSRKEMTKFFRSKRVYPKSVLNSRRRSSSLMISRRKQNLRAEHNEAIDCEAADMMVLKNANGTLFDNDYILSVSSGITNGKSSNNGTSTSFEEKGSEASLLTIDPKTSNASNPNGNAQLGSQKPSEKNGGPYLERYSSDTIDGSICATTGVVRVQSRRKAEMFLVRTDGFSCTREKVTESSLAFTHPSTQQQMLMWKSPPKTVLLLKKLGDELMEEAKEVASFLHHQEKMNVLVEPDVHDIFARIPGYGFVQTFYTQDTSDLHERVDFVTCLGGDGVILHASNLFRTSVPPVVSFNLGSLGFLTSHIFEGFRQDMRAVIHGNNTLGVYITLRMRLRCVIFRNGKAMPGKVFDVLNEVVVDRGSNPYLSKIECYEHNHLITKVQGDGVIVATPTGSTAYSTAAGGSMVHPNVPCMLFTPICPHSLSFRPVILPDSARLELKIPDDARSNAWVSFDGKRRQQLSRGDSVHISMSEHPLPTVNKSDQTGDWFRSLIRCLNWNERLDQKAL, translated from the exons ATGCTCGCCGTCTGCGCGCGGCACGGGCCCGCCAAGCTCCCGCTCCCGCCGCTCGCGGGCGAACGTGCCGCCTGGGTCGCCGCCGGCCGGTGGTGGTGCTGGCGCCCCGCGGCGGCGCGCCGTGGCGTCGCCGCGCGGGCGTCGTCCTTCAATTCCCGGATCGGGCTCGATTCCCAG AATTCTCACACAAGGGACTTATCCCAGCTGTTGTGGGTGGGTCCAGTGCCTGGTGACATCGCAGAGATCGAGGCATACTGCCGCATATTCCGTGCCGCAGAGCAGCTCCAAAATGCTGTCATGTCGGCGCTCTGTGATCCAGAGACAGGCGAGTGCCCTGTGCGGTATGATGTGCCATCCGAGGACCTGCCAGTGCTCGAGGACAAGGTTGCTGCTGTGCTTGGCTGCATGCTGGCATTGCTGAACCGGGGTAGGACTGAGGTGCTTGCAGGGCGGTCAGGTGTTGCGAGCGCATTCCAAGGATCTGAGCACAGCACGATGGATAGGATTCCGCCGCTGGCCCTGTTCCGTGGTGATATGAAGCGGTGTTGTGAGAGCATGCAGGTTGCACTTGCTAGCTACCTTGTACCGAATGAGCCCCGAGGATTGGATATCTGGATGAGGCTGCAAAGGTTGAAGAATGCCTGCTATGATGCGGGTTTCGCAAGGGTTGATGGTCATCCCTGTCCAACATTGTTTGCAAATTGGTTTCCGGTGTACTTTTCAGCTGTGCCAGATTATTCGGAGACAGATGAGTTGGAGGTCGCATTTTGGAGGGGAGGGCAAGTCAGTGAGGAGGGTCTGGCGTGGTTATTGGCTAAGGGATTCCGAACTATTGTCGATCTCCGGGAGGAAGATGTTAAGGATGATTTATATCTTTCAGCAGTTGGCGAAGCTGTCTCATCTGGAAAGATAGAGGTGGTCAACATGCCAGTTGAGATCGGGACTGCTCCCTCAGCTGAACAGGTTCAGCAATTTGCGGCGCTTGTGTCAGATGGAACGAAGAAGCCCATTTATCTTCATAGCAAGGAAGGGATTAATAGGACATCTGCAATGGTCTCCAGATGGAAGCAGTATGCCACTCGTGCAGAGAGACTGGCCACCAAAAAGCATTCACCAATTGTGAATGGTAAGGCGCTGAAGAATGATCCGACAAATGGCCCAGGTTCCTCGTCAAATGGTAGTGAAAATGGTGCAGTAGTGAAGTCTGATAGAACCGTGGATGCTGGGGAAGCACATGATATAGACATAGAAATTACAAGTAATAATCTGGAAGTTACTAATTCCCTTCCCAATGGTCAAAGCACTGAACAAGATGAAATGCATGACAGCAGGACAGAACTTCTTTCAGATTTTAAACTGGAGACTAGTCCCCTTAAGGCACAGTTTCCTACTTGCAATGTTTTCTCTAGAAAGGAGATGACCAAATTTTTTAGAAGCAAAAGAGTTTATCCAAAATCTGTTCTGAACTCTCGAAGACGATCGAGTAGCTTGATGATCTCAAGGAGAAAACAAAATCTCAGAGCTGAACATAATGAGGCCATTGATTGTGAAGCAGCAGACATGATGGTTTTGAAAAACGCAAATGGGACATTATTTGACAATGATTATATATTATCGGTTTCTTCAGGTATCACTAATGGAAAATCCTCGAACAATGGAACCTCCACTTCTTTTGAAGAAAAGGGAAGTGAAGCTTCACTCCTAACTATCGATCCTAAAACGTCTAATGCGAGCAATCCCAATGGGAATGCTCAGCTTGGATCACAAAAACCATCTGAAAAGAATGGTGGTCCTTATCTTGAGAGATACTCATCAGATACAATTGATGGAAGTATTTGTGCCACAACTGGTGTTGTCAGAGTTCAGTCAAGAAGAAAAGCTGAGATGTTTCTAGTACGTACAGATGGATTCTCTTGTACTAGAGAAAAAGTAACAGAATCATCTTTAGCTTTTACTCATCCTAGCACCCAGCAACAGATGCTTATGTGGAAATCTCCTCCAAAGACCGTCTTACTGTTGAAGAAATTAGGTGATGAGCTCATGGAAGAGGCTAAAGAG GTTGCTTCGTTTCTGCATCATCAAGAAAAGATGAATGTTCTTGTGGAGCCTGATGTTCATGATATATTTGCGAGGATTCCTGGTTATGGTTTTGTGCAAACCTTCTATACTCAAGATACCAG CGACCTTCATGAGAGAGTTGATTTTGTCACATGCTTGGGTGGTGATGGGGTCATATTGCACGCATCAAACTTATTTAGGACTTCTGTACCCCCTGTTGTCTCATTCAATCTTGGATCTCTTGGATTTCTGACTTCACATATT TTTGAAGGTTTCAGGCAAGATATGAGAGCTGTCATCCATGGGAACAATACACTTGGAGTTTATATAACCCTTAGAATGCGTCTACGCTGTGTAATCTTTCGAAATGGAAAAGCAATGCCCGGGAAAGTGTTTGATGTGCTAAATGAAGTCGTTGTTGATCGGGGTTCTAATCCATATCTCTCAAAAATTGAATGCTATGAGCATAACCACCTTATCACTAAG GTTCAAGGAGATGGTGTGATAGTAGCAACACCAACTGGCAGCACAGCATACTCTACAGCAGCAGGGGGTTCAATG GTGCATCCAAATGTCCCATGTATGCTGTTCACTCCAATCTGCCCACACTCGCTGTCATTTAGACCTGTCATCCTTCCTGACTCTGCACGGCTTGAATTGAAG ATCCCGGACGACGCGAGAAGCAACGCGTGGGTGTCGTTCGACGGCAAAAGGCGGCAGCAGCTATCACGAGGAGACTCCGTTCATATATCCATGAGCGAGCACCCGCTGCCGACCGTCAACAAATCGGACCAAACAGGCGACTGGTTCCGCAGCTTGATCAGGTGCCTGAACTGGAACGAGAGGCTGGACCAGAAGGCGCTCTAG